One segment of Nitrospirota bacterium DNA contains the following:
- the rodA gene encoding rod shape-determining protein RodA, producing the protein MFDKETLKKFEWPIFVTVLILSFIGVMTIYSATRSLTGEGQQSFYLKQLFWLFIGMLCFVSLISFDYRWFIRSAYVLFVISVILLVAVIIAGKIGMGAQRWISLGPFSFQPSEIFKICFVLAISRYLADSERKDTLGLKELFQMMFAFVVLPLILILKQPDLGTGLMLLFIFSSVILTVGTRKKLIVVTIIIALVSVPFLGNIVWSGLKDYQKQRLVAFIDPKTDPQGSSYHINQSKITIGSGKIFGKGYLKGTQGPLRFLPERHTDFIFSAFAEEWGFTGGVFLFLLYLFIILRGFDTAKKARDPEGRYLALGITYMISFYFIINVGMTLGVVPVVGVPLPFMSYGGTALLSNYIAIGILINVRMRRFLLFY; encoded by the coding sequence ATGTTTGACAAAGAAACATTAAAGAAATTTGAGTGGCCTATTTTTGTTACCGTGCTGATATTGTCTTTTATCGGCGTGATGACAATCTACAGCGCAACACGTTCTCTGACCGGGGAAGGTCAGCAGTCATTTTATTTAAAGCAGTTATTCTGGCTTTTTATAGGCATGCTGTGTTTTGTATCTTTGATAAGCTTTGATTACCGCTGGTTCATCAGATCTGCATATGTTTTGTTTGTCATCAGTGTTATTCTGCTTGTTGCTGTTATTATTGCGGGCAAAATAGGCATGGGCGCACAGAGGTGGATATCCTTAGGTCCTTTTTCTTTTCAACCCTCCGAGATATTCAAGATTTGTTTTGTGCTGGCAATTTCAAGATACCTTGCAGACTCAGAGCGCAAAGACACTCTGGGCTTAAAAGAATTGTTTCAGATGATGTTTGCCTTCGTTGTTTTGCCCCTCATACTGATTCTGAAACAGCCTGACCTCGGGACAGGGCTGATGCTGCTTTTTATTTTTTCCTCCGTGATTTTAACTGTCGGCACCAGGAAAAAGCTCATTGTAGTCACCATTATTATTGCACTTGTCTCAGTGCCTTTTTTGGGGAATATCGTTTGGTCAGGATTAAAAGACTATCAAAAGCAGAGACTGGTTGCATTTATTGACCCCAAGACAGACCCTCAGGGATCAAGCTATCATATAAACCAGTCAAAGATTACCATAGGTTCGGGTAAAATTTTCGGCAAAGGTTATTTGAAAGGGACGCAGGGACCGCTGAGATTTTTACCGGAAAGGCATACAGATTTTATTTTTTCCGCATTTGCTGAGGAATGGGGATTTACAGGCGGTGTTTTTTTATTCCTGCTGTATCTCTTTATCATACTCAGGGGCTTTGATACTGCAAAAAAGGCGCGGGATCCTGAGGGAAGGTATCTGGCCCTCGGAATTACCTATATGATTTCATTTTATTTCATCATAAATGTAGGGATGACCCTCGGCGTAGTGCCTGTAGTCGGCGTGCCCCTGCCGTTTATGAGTTACGGAGGCACTGCACTGCTTTCAAATTACATTGCAATCGGGATTTTGATTAACGTAAGGATGCGCAGATTTCTGCTGTTTTACTGA
- the mrdA gene encoding penicillin-binding protein 2 — MDKRIAAGAYIIILVFAIFLLRLFYLQIIKGDEYKTIAESNRLRTIKVPAPRGIIYDRNNKPLVKNIPSYDISLVREETSDPETLAALCNLLGLNPTAVKGRLDSAVNPFEPVKIKENISWEEVVKVEARRLDFPGVQIDVETGREYIYGSVASHVIGYLGRLTPKQAKSPDFRDVPKSAFIGQWGLEKIYDKYLRGVAGERIIEVDATGREVRAFGEKGPVKGNDIKLTIDMDLQVIAEELLKNKAGAVVALDPNTGDILVLASAPSFDPNLFARGIKYEDWEAVVNDPKKPLLNRALQSQYPPGSTFKIITAIAGREQGKLTDETKAVCRGGLYLGSHLFKCWRKKGHGVIAFKRAIVESCDVFFYEAGRKTGIDKIADYASAFGLGEAAGINLAEEKSGIVPSTAWKYKIKKEQWYIGETFNTAIGQGYVSATPVQMARLISAVANNGKLYKLNLIHAAGAKPQVVREVNLKPETFEAVRNALAGAVAEPGGTGYMARSKLVSIAGKTGTAQVVSEKKGGKKPTGDYRDHAWFVAYAPATDPQIAMSVFVEHGGHGGTASAPIAKAVIEEYYKKRVQGAEGQRGQVTNNE; from the coding sequence ATGGATAAGAGGATCGCAGCAGGCGCTTATATAATTATTCTTGTCTTTGCAATCTTTCTTTTAAGGCTTTTTTATCTGCAGATTATAAAGGGCGATGAGTATAAGACAATTGCGGAATCCAACAGATTAAGAACTATAAAAGTGCCTGCCCCGCGCGGCATAATTTATGACAGAAACAATAAACCTCTCGTGAAAAACATCCCATCCTATGACATATCGCTTGTCAGAGAAGAAACAAGTGACCCGGAGACATTGGCGGCCTTGTGTAATCTTTTGGGGCTTAATCCCACGGCGGTTAAGGGCAGGCTTGACAGTGCTGTGAATCCTTTTGAACCAGTAAAAATAAAAGAGAATATTTCATGGGAAGAAGTTGTAAAGGTTGAGGCAAGAAGGCTTGATTTTCCCGGCGTGCAGATAGATGTTGAAACAGGCAGGGAATATATTTATGGATCTGTGGCAAGCCACGTTATCGGCTATCTCGGCAGATTGACTCCTAAACAGGCAAAAAGTCCTGATTTCAGGGATGTGCCTAAGAGCGCATTCATAGGTCAGTGGGGGCTTGAGAAGATATATGATAAATACCTGCGTGGCGTTGCAGGCGAGAGGATTATTGAGGTTGATGCAACAGGCCGGGAGGTAAGGGCATTTGGAGAGAAAGGACCGGTAAAGGGGAATGATATAAAGCTCACTATTGACATGGACCTTCAGGTAATAGCCGAGGAGCTGCTGAAGAATAAAGCAGGCGCAGTTGTTGCGCTTGATCCAAACACAGGCGACATACTCGTGCTTGCGAGCGCGCCTTCTTTTGACCCGAACCTTTTTGCCAGAGGCATAAAATACGAAGACTGGGAAGCGGTTGTAAACGACCCTAAGAAACCGCTTCTTAACAGGGCGCTTCAGAGTCAGTATCCGCCGGGTTCTACATTTAAAATTATTACTGCCATTGCGGGGCGGGAGCAGGGCAAATTAACAGACGAGACAAAAGCGGTCTGCAGGGGTGGTCTTTATCTGGGCTCGCATTTATTTAAGTGCTGGAGAAAGAAGGGGCATGGCGTAATTGCATTTAAAAGGGCAATAGTTGAATCTTGCGACGTCTTTTTCTATGAGGCAGGAAGAAAGACAGGTATTGATAAAATAGCGGATTACGCCTCAGCCTTCGGGCTTGGAGAAGCAGCGGGCATTAACCTTGCCGAGGAGAAATCAGGCATTGTGCCGTCCACTGCTTGGAAATATAAAATAAAAAAAGAGCAGTGGTACATAGGTGAGACGTTTAATACAGCAATCGGACAGGGGTATGTATCTGCGACCCCTGTGCAGATGGCGCGGCTTATCTCTGCTGTTGCAAATAACGGGAAATTATATAAACTGAATTTAATTCATGCCGCCGGCGCAAAACCGCAGGTTGTTAGAGAGGTCAATCTTAAGCCTGAAACATTTGAGGCGGTGAGAAATGCGCTTGCCGGCGCTGTGGCAGAGCCTGGAGGCACGGGTTACATGGCGCGTTCAAAACTTGTGAGCATTGCCGGCAAAACAGGAACAGCTCAGGTTGTGAGCGAGAAAAAAGGCGGGAAAAAACCCACAGGCGACTACAGGGATCATGCGTGGTTTGTGGCATACGCGCCTGCCACAGACCCACAGATAGCGATGTCGGTTTTTGTAGAGCATGGGGGGCATGGAGGCACAGCATCCGCGCCAATCGCAAAGGCGGTTATTGAGGAATATTATAAGAAAAGGGTTCAAGGAGCCGAGGGGCAAAGGGGTCAAGTAACAAATAACGAATAA
- the mreC gene encoding rod shape-determining protein MreC, with product MPLKKRFLAFLFVVLLIITLLTYQGIKVSAGFYPAFDFLIFPLKSIELASSSMSSGIKNLFERYFPGLDKADEIRNLGEKIRELEQERNKFAETQAENKRLRDLLELKSGRQDYVTSAGIIARDPANWFQILWINKGSEKGINKNMVAVTASGIVGRVHRVLKDTANIIQITDVNSSVAVRFQSLNLEGILEGKGTDRCIVKYVPQEEEVSVGEIVITSGLDGIYPEGIQAGYVSKVIKKGYGLFQYIEVIPMQNLSKVREVSILKR from the coding sequence ATGCCGCTAAAGAAAAGATTCCTTGCATTTCTGTTTGTGGTTCTTTTGATTATTACACTGCTTACGTATCAGGGCATTAAGGTCAGCGCCGGATTTTATCCTGCATTTGATTTTTTAATCTTTCCGCTGAAAAGCATTGAACTTGCGAGTTCTTCCATGTCCTCAGGAATCAAAAACCTTTTTGAGAGGTATTTCCCGGGCTTAGACAAGGCAGATGAAATCCGGAATCTCGGGGAGAAGATAAGGGAACTTGAGCAGGAGAGGAACAAATTTGCTGAGACGCAGGCAGAGAATAAAAGGCTGAGGGATTTGCTTGAGCTAAAATCAGGGCGTCAGGATTATGTCACGTCAGCCGGGATTATTGCAAGAGACCCTGCCAACTGGTTTCAAATTCTCTGGATAAACAAGGGGTCTGAAAAAGGCATTAATAAGAATATGGTTGCGGTTACGGCTTCAGGCATTGTCGGAAGGGTTCACAGGGTTTTGAAAGACACGGCGAATATCATCCAGATAACAGACGTGAATTCATCCGTAGCTGTAAGGTTCCAGTCGCTTAATCTGGAAGGAATCCTTGAAGGCAAGGGCACGGACAGGTGTATTGTAAAATATGTGCCGCAGGAAGAAGAAGTAAGCGTAGGGGAAATAGTTATTACATCCGGGCTTGACGGCATATACCCGGAGGGGATTCAGGCCGGTTATGTCTCAAAGGTTATCAAAAAAGGCTATGGTCTTTTCCAGTACATAGAGGTTATTCCAATGCAGAATTTAAGCAAGGTGAGGGAAGTGTCAATCCTCAAACGGTGA
- the mreD gene encoding rod shape-determining protein MreD, translated as MKTFLVYLAAAFLAIVIQAKLFTGVKPDIVLVLVCLYSVRDRGIKGIAFGALTGMIIDSAGGFVLGPNMLSKAFAGYLSASVREKFFDWNFLLNTALVLILSVLDNLLIYICFSQVAGISFAERTWMPSILQVVYTTLVGIILYPVIKLVTEK; from the coding sequence ATGAAAACTTTTTTGGTTTATCTTGCTGCAGCTTTCTTGGCCATAGTGATACAAGCCAAACTCTTTACAGGTGTAAAACCTGACATTGTGCTGGTCCTCGTATGTCTTTATTCCGTCAGAGACAGAGGGATAAAAGGGATAGCGTTCGGCGCCTTGACCGGCATGATTATTGACTCTGCCGGCGGGTTTGTCCTTGGGCCTAATATGCTCAGTAAGGCGTTTGCAGGCTATCTTTCTGCCTCAGTAAGAGAAAAATTCTTTGACTGGAATTTTTTATTAAATACGGCTCTGGTTCTTATTCTCTCTGTGCTTGATAATCTTTTGATTTATATCTGTTTCTCACAGGTTGCCGGAATATCCTTTGCAGAGAGAACATGGATGCCGTCAATCTTGCAGGTTGTTTATACAACATTGGTAGGCATAATCCTGTATCCTGTGATTAAACTGGTAACTGAGAAGTGA